The Pseudofrankia inefficax genome window below encodes:
- a CDS encoding lipopolysaccharide biosynthesis protein, whose protein sequence is MTSVTDEAAAVAGAEQPRRKMSMLYRNGLAGVANSVLSALLGAGFWVIAARESSTAAVGVGTALVSALMALATLSQMSLGGALSAYLPGAGEHQRALVLRSYGMAVLISVVLGGAFAVAAPRFDHSFHVLAPVGAAIGFTLSVTVWAIFSLQDLVVTSLRKAIWLPLENTTYSLTKFVVLVAMGSGTTALMLLSAWVVPAAIATVVVSSIVFGKLLNKRDPGAEPAALTEAPQLEGYRRFLAGTTLALIFEQLAVTLLPVFIVAGLGTEKGAEFGIAWMLIQALDQFPMILGFSMTVEGAQPGADVRPIHRTLRKRTLAGMGGLVVVGILAAPIITTIFGGAYRHGSTTVLQLLLIGSLGRAVNSLALCAALARRRLAPLIGIHGAIAVMVPIGALILGRWWGLVGVGIAWSVAQSVVALGVLVAERREERSERVDTPPGLRRPAAIEANIETTMRLTPIQRRSR, encoded by the coding sequence ATGACCAGCGTCACGGACGAGGCGGCGGCCGTCGCCGGGGCCGAGCAGCCCCGGCGCAAGATGAGCATGCTTTACCGCAACGGCCTGGCCGGCGTCGCCAACAGCGTGTTGTCGGCGCTGCTGGGCGCTGGTTTCTGGGTCATCGCGGCCCGCGAGTCCAGCACGGCGGCGGTCGGCGTCGGAACGGCCCTCGTCTCGGCGCTGATGGCGCTCGCGACGCTGAGCCAGATGAGCCTGGGCGGAGCCCTCTCCGCCTACCTGCCCGGTGCGGGCGAGCACCAGCGGGCTCTGGTCCTTCGGTCCTACGGCATGGCCGTGCTCATCAGCGTGGTGCTCGGTGGCGCCTTCGCCGTGGCGGCGCCGCGTTTCGACCACTCGTTCCACGTGCTGGCGCCGGTCGGCGCGGCGATCGGCTTCACCCTCTCGGTCACGGTCTGGGCGATCTTCTCGTTGCAGGACCTGGTGGTCACCTCGCTGCGCAAGGCGATCTGGCTGCCTCTGGAGAACACCACCTACAGCCTCACCAAGTTCGTGGTGCTGGTAGCCATGGGCTCCGGCACGACGGCGTTGATGCTGCTGTCCGCCTGGGTCGTGCCGGCCGCCATCGCCACGGTCGTCGTCTCCTCGATCGTGTTCGGCAAGCTGCTGAACAAGCGGGACCCGGGCGCCGAGCCGGCCGCCCTGACCGAGGCGCCGCAGCTGGAGGGCTACCGGCGCTTCCTGGCCGGCACGACGCTGGCGCTCATCTTCGAGCAGCTGGCGGTGACCCTGCTGCCGGTGTTCATCGTCGCCGGCCTCGGCACCGAGAAAGGCGCCGAGTTCGGCATCGCCTGGATGCTCATCCAGGCGCTCGACCAGTTCCCGATGATTCTCGGGTTCTCGATGACGGTCGAGGGCGCGCAGCCCGGCGCCGACGTGCGGCCGATCCACCGGACCCTGCGCAAGCGCACCCTGGCCGGCATGGGAGGCCTGGTCGTCGTCGGGATCCTGGCGGCGCCCATCATCACCACGATCTTCGGCGGCGCCTACCGGCACGGCTCGACGACCGTGCTCCAGCTCCTCCTGATCGGCTCCCTCGGCCGGGCCGTGAACAGCCTTGCGCTGTGCGCCGCGCTGGCCCGGCGCCGGCTGGCTCCCCTGATCGGGATTCACGGCGCCATCGCGGTGATGGTCCCGATCGGCGCCCTGATCCTCGGGCGCTGGTGGGGCCTGGTCGGCGTCGGCATCGCCTGGTCGGTGGCGCAGAGCGTCGTCGCTCTCGGCGTACTCGTCGCCGAACGCCGCGAGGAGCGGTCCGAGCGGGTCGACACGCCGCCCGGACTACGACGCCCGGCGGCGATCGAGGCGAACATCGAGACCACCATGCGCCTCACGCCGATCCAGCGACGATCCCGGTAG
- a CDS encoding phospholipid scramblase-related protein, translated as MSQNSPVPGWYPDPSGAPGTRWWDGVQWTGHTQAPPTQPPAAPVPQQQPTPAPAPQQPAAPVLYQKPPQPQGAFQPAGAPPQQQPGGFPPGPGPQGPGWQQGPQGHPGPQGHPGAPGQPGAPGWGTAQGNFPPAPVHTGFTPDKIQEQVQQRAGVAPSGPGGGTIFTEPVLVVNQKTQFIEVTNQYAIFDQGGRQIGSVVEVGQSTAKKVARVLTSLDQYMTHKLEVRDPAGNVMLVLTRPAKLVKSKVVVTRPDGSEIGQIVQQNAIGKIRFGLMVGGQQIGLIKAENWRAWNFSIVDHAEVEVARITKTWEGLLKTMFTTADNYVVQLHFQLPDPLLSLVIASALTVDTALKQDSRGWN; from the coding sequence ATGTCGCAGAACTCCCCCGTGCCGGGTTGGTACCCGGACCCGTCCGGGGCGCCGGGTACCAGGTGGTGGGACGGCGTTCAGTGGACCGGGCACACCCAGGCTCCGCCGACTCAGCCGCCGGCCGCGCCCGTGCCGCAGCAGCAGCCGACGCCGGCGCCGGCGCCGCAGCAGCCCGCGGCGCCGGTGTTGTATCAGAAGCCGCCCCAGCCGCAGGGGGCATTCCAGCCGGCAGGCGCGCCGCCCCAGCAGCAGCCGGGCGGTTTCCCGCCCGGGCCGGGGCCGCAGGGTCCGGGATGGCAGCAGGGGCCGCAAGGTCATCCGGGCCCGCAGGGTCATCCGGGCGCACCGGGCCAGCCGGGCGCACCGGGCTGGGGAACGGCGCAGGGCAACTTCCCGCCTGCCCCGGTGCACACCGGGTTCACCCCGGACAAGATCCAGGAGCAGGTCCAGCAGCGGGCCGGCGTCGCGCCGAGCGGGCCGGGCGGCGGCACGATCTTCACCGAGCCGGTGCTGGTGGTGAACCAGAAGACCCAGTTCATCGAGGTCACGAACCAGTACGCGATCTTCGACCAGGGGGGCCGGCAGATCGGCTCGGTGGTCGAGGTCGGGCAGAGCACCGCGAAGAAGGTCGCCCGGGTGCTCACCTCGCTCGACCAGTACATGACGCACAAGCTGGAGGTCCGCGACCCGGCGGGCAACGTCATGCTGGTGCTCACCAGGCCGGCGAAGCTGGTCAAGTCGAAGGTCGTCGTCACCCGGCCGGACGGGTCGGAGATCGGCCAGATCGTCCAGCAGAACGCGATTGGGAAGATCCGGTTCGGCCTGATGGTCGGCGGTCAGCAGATCGGCCTGATCAAGGCAGAGAACTGGCGGGCCTGGAACTTCTCGATCGTCGACCACGCCGAGGTCGAGGTCGCCCGGATCACCAAGACCTGGGAGGGCCTGCTCAAGACGATGTTCACGACGGCCGACAACTACGTCGTCCAGCTGCACTTCCAGCTGCCGGATCCGCTGCTCAGCCTGGTCATCGCCTCGGCGCTGACCGTCGACACCGCGCTGAAGCAGGACTCGCGAGGCTGGAACTGA
- a CDS encoding Uma2 family endonuclease, with amino-acid sequence MALPAPPVTVAALDAIDADDGRVELLDGLCVLRPWPTPLRTRVTQRLAELLTAAAPSGAHVFPHGLRVEISARTLVIPDLVVGPVPTPTGPPADADPSATPSPAATTPARITEPPFLVIEVADEHTRRYNRTLKLDLYRDRGIPSCWLVDPDPAGRTVTIEIYDLVDGGYVRAGQASEATPLSVTRPFPVTFIPADLVDPGD; translated from the coding sequence GTGGCGCTGCCCGCGCCGCCGGTCACGGTAGCCGCGCTGGACGCGATCGACGCGGACGACGGTCGGGTGGAGCTGCTCGACGGGCTGTGCGTGCTACGCCCGTGGCCCACCCCGCTGCGCACCCGGGTGACCCAACGGCTGGCCGAGCTGCTCACCGCGGCCGCGCCCTCCGGGGCGCACGTCTTCCCGCACGGCCTGCGCGTCGAGATCTCCGCCCGGACGTTGGTGATCCCGGATCTGGTGGTCGGCCCCGTGCCCACCCCGACCGGGCCACCCGCCGACGCCGACCCGAGCGCGACACCGTCGCCAGCCGCCACGACACCGGCCCGGATCACCGAGCCGCCGTTCCTGGTCATCGAGGTGGCCGACGAGCACACCCGCCGCTACAACCGCACGCTGAAGCTCGACCTCTACCGTGACCGCGGGATTCCGTCCTGCTGGCTGGTCGATCCGGATCCGGCGGGGCGCACCGTGACCATCGAGATCTACGACCTGGTCGACGGTGGCTACGTGCGCGCCGGCCAGGCCAGCGAGGCCACCCCGCTCAGCGTCACCCGTCCGTTCCCGGTCACGTTCATCCCGGCCGACCTTGTGGATCCAGGCGACTAG
- the groL gene encoding chaperonin GroEL (60 kDa chaperone family; promotes refolding of misfolded polypeptides especially under stressful conditions; forms two stacked rings of heptamers to form a barrel-shaped 14mer; ends can be capped by GroES; misfolded proteins enter the barrel where they are refolded when GroES binds), producing MPKIIAFDEEARRGLERGMNQLADAVKVTLGPKGRNVVLEKKWGVPTITNDGVSIAKEIELEDPYEKIGAELVKEVAKKTNDVAGDGTTTATILAQALVREGLRNVAAGANPLGLKKGIELAVESVSEELSKQAKEIETKEQIASTASISAGDPAIGALIAEALDKVGKEGVVTVEESNTFGLELELTEGMRFDKGYISPYFVTDADRQEAVLDDPYILIVNSKISAVKDLLPLLEKVMQASKPLVIISEDVEGEALATLVVNKIRGTFKSVAVKAPGFGDRRKAMLGDIAILTGGQVISEDVGLKLESTSIDLLGKARKVVVTKDETTIVEGAGDADQITGRVSQIRNEIDKSDSDYDREKLQERLAKLAGGVAVVKVGAATEVELKEKKHRIEDAVSNAKAAVEEGIVAGGGVALLQASVSAFDKLDLTGDEATGANIVRLALEAPIKQIAFNSGLEGGVVVDKVRNLPIGHGLNAATGEYVDMLATGIIDPAKVTRSALQNAASIAGLFLTTEAVIADKPEKNPAPAMPGGGDMDF from the coding sequence ATGCCGAAGATCATTGCCTTCGATGAGGAGGCGCGGCGCGGCCTGGAGCGCGGCATGAACCAGCTGGCCGACGCCGTCAAGGTCACGCTTGGTCCGAAGGGCCGCAACGTCGTTCTGGAGAAGAAGTGGGGCGTACCCACGATCACCAACGACGGTGTCTCCATCGCCAAGGAGATCGAGCTCGAGGACCCGTACGAGAAGATCGGTGCCGAGCTCGTCAAGGAAGTCGCCAAGAAGACCAACGACGTCGCGGGTGACGGCACCACCACCGCGACGATCCTGGCCCAGGCGCTGGTCCGCGAGGGGCTGCGCAACGTGGCCGCCGGCGCGAACCCGCTCGGCCTGAAGAAGGGCATCGAGCTCGCGGTCGAGAGCGTCTCCGAGGAGCTCTCGAAGCAGGCCAAGGAGATCGAGACCAAGGAGCAGATCGCCTCCACGGCGTCGATCTCCGCGGGCGACCCGGCCATCGGCGCGCTGATCGCCGAGGCGCTCGACAAGGTCGGCAAGGAAGGCGTCGTCACCGTCGAGGAGAGCAACACCTTCGGCCTGGAGCTTGAGCTCACCGAGGGCATGCGCTTCGACAAGGGCTACATCTCGCCGTACTTCGTCACGGACGCCGACCGTCAGGAGGCCGTCCTCGACGACCCGTACATCCTGATCGTCAACTCCAAGATCTCGGCCGTCAAGGACCTGCTCCCGCTGCTGGAGAAGGTCATGCAGGCCAGCAAGCCGCTGGTCATCATCTCCGAGGACGTCGAGGGCGAGGCCCTCGCCACCCTGGTCGTCAACAAGATCCGTGGCACCTTCAAGTCCGTCGCCGTCAAGGCCCCGGGCTTCGGTGACCGTCGCAAGGCCATGCTCGGCGACATCGCGATCCTGACCGGTGGCCAGGTCATCTCCGAGGACGTCGGCCTCAAGCTGGAGTCGACCTCGATCGACCTGCTGGGCAAGGCTCGCAAGGTCGTCGTCACCAAGGACGAGACGACGATCGTCGAGGGCGCCGGCGACGCGGACCAGATCACCGGCCGTGTCTCGCAGATCCGCAACGAGATCGACAAGTCCGACTCGGACTACGACCGCGAGAAGCTCCAGGAGCGCCTCGCCAAGCTCGCCGGCGGCGTCGCCGTCGTCAAGGTGGGCGCGGCGACCGAGGTCGAGCTCAAGGAGAAGAAGCACCGCATCGAGGACGCCGTCTCCAACGCGAAGGCGGCCGTCGAAGAGGGCATCGTCGCCGGCGGTGGCGTGGCCCTGCTTCAGGCCTCGGTCAGCGCGTTCGACAAGCTCGACCTGACCGGCGACGAGGCCACCGGGGCGAACATCGTCCGGCTCGCGCTCGAGGCGCCGATCAAGCAGATCGCGTTCAACAGCGGTCTCGAGGGCGGCGTCGTGGTCGACAAGGTGCGCAACCTGCCGATCGGCCACGGCCTGAACGCGGCCACGGGCGAGTACGTCGACATGCTGGCCACCGGCATCATCGACCCGGCGAAGGTCACCCGCTCGGCGCTGCAGAACGCCGCGTCGATCGCCGGCCTCTTCCTCACCACCGAGGCCGTCATCGCCGACAAGCCCGAGAAGAACCCGGCCCCGGCCATGCCGGGCGGCGGGGACATGGACTTCTAG
- the thrC gene encoding threonine synthase produces MTLAPERAAQSGSTTDDANPAVSLSCRHCGATYPLGPQHVCFECFAPLEIAYDEDRLRRVTRASIEAGPQNLWRYVGLLPAGHDPARRVSLGAGFTPLRPAPRLAAELGMKTLWVKDDSANPTHSFKDRVVSVALSAARDLGFTTVACASTGNLAHSVAAHAAHTGLRSIVLVPHDLEDGKTVSTAVYGGTLVAIKGNYDDVNKLCSQLADEYEWAFVNVNVRPFYAEGSKTLGYEVAEQLGWRLPAQVVIPIASGSLLTKVDKAFRELGKLGLVEPTPYKVFGAQAAGCNPVAAAFERGVDTVSPVRPSTIAKSLSIGNPADGPYALDVARRTGGAITDVTDDEIIEGMRLLARTEGIFGETAGGVTVANLRRQLREGLLDPDAETVIYNTGDGLKTLDPLVGIAGPTATIPPTLSAFEAAGLGDD; encoded by the coding sequence ATGACTCTTGCGCCCGAGCGCGCCGCCCAGTCGGGCTCCACGACCGATGACGCGAACCCCGCGGTCTCGCTTTCCTGTCGCCACTGTGGCGCGACCTACCCGCTCGGCCCGCAACACGTCTGCTTCGAGTGTTTCGCGCCGCTGGAGATCGCCTACGACGAGGACCGGCTGCGCCGGGTGACCCGCGCGTCCATCGAGGCCGGTCCGCAGAACCTGTGGCGCTACGTCGGCCTGCTGCCCGCCGGCCACGACCCGGCCCGTCGGGTATCCCTCGGCGCCGGCTTCACCCCGCTGCGTCCGGCGCCGCGGCTGGCCGCCGAGCTGGGCATGAAGACCCTCTGGGTCAAGGATGACAGCGCGAACCCGACGCACTCGTTCAAGGACAGGGTCGTCTCCGTCGCGCTGTCCGCCGCCCGTGACCTGGGCTTCACCACCGTCGCCTGTGCGTCCACCGGCAACCTCGCGCATTCGGTCGCCGCGCACGCCGCCCACACGGGCCTGCGGTCGATCGTCCTGGTCCCGCACGACCTGGAGGACGGCAAGACCGTCTCGACCGCCGTCTACGGCGGCACCCTTGTCGCGATCAAGGGCAACTACGACGACGTGAACAAGCTGTGCAGCCAACTGGCCGACGAGTACGAGTGGGCGTTCGTCAACGTCAACGTCCGCCCGTTCTACGCCGAGGGCTCGAAGACGCTCGGCTACGAGGTCGCCGAGCAGCTCGGCTGGCGGCTGCCCGCGCAGGTGGTCATCCCGATCGCGTCCGGCTCGCTGCTGACCAAGGTCGACAAGGCGTTCCGCGAACTGGGCAAGCTCGGCCTGGTCGAGCCGACGCCGTACAAGGTCTTCGGCGCCCAGGCCGCCGGCTGCAACCCGGTCGCGGCGGCCTTCGAGCGCGGCGTCGACACGGTCTCCCCCGTCCGCCCGTCGACGATCGCCAAGTCGCTCTCGATCGGCAACCCGGCCGACGGCCCCTACGCGCTCGACGTCGCCCGCCGCACCGGCGGCGCGATCACCGACGTCACCGACGACGAGATCATCGAGGGCATGCGCCTGCTCGCCCGCACCGAGGGCATCTTCGGCGAGACCGCCGGCGGCGTGACCGTCGCGAACCTGCGCCGCCAGCTGCGCGAGGGCCTGCTCGACCCCGACGCCGAGACCGTCATCTACAACACCGGCGACGGCCTGAAGACCCTCGACCCCCTGGTCGGCATCGCCGGCCCCACCGCGACGATCCCCCCGACCTTGTCCGCCTTCGAGGCCGCGGGGCTGGGCGACGACTGA
- a CDS encoding HAD hydrolase family protein, which produces MSIRAVYTDLDGTMVGPKGSFFVAEDGSHTLEAAQALVDLHAAGLTLVLVSGRTRPQLVEAAAIFGADGFIGELGAIVGWDHGRSSEILRGAMPESYTQVPEELLHELIAANPGRLELHTPWHTGRELDVMLRGKVDVATADAWLRDAGFDWLSMRDNGLIAPHLMPGLGVNPHVYHLVPEGVGKGEAVAWDLRRRGIDPADAIAIGDSASDLTMARFVGRMHLVANALRHPDIPTLLTSYDNVVVEKEAVTLGWASAIRAAVAGRAPLAATS; this is translated from the coding sequence GTGAGCATCCGTGCCGTCTACACCGATCTCGACGGAACCATGGTCGGCCCGAAAGGCTCGTTCTTCGTCGCCGAGGACGGATCCCACACCCTCGAGGCGGCGCAGGCGCTCGTCGACCTGCATGCCGCCGGCCTGACGCTCGTGCTGGTCAGCGGCCGGACCAGACCGCAGCTCGTCGAGGCGGCGGCGATCTTCGGGGCCGACGGCTTCATCGGCGAGCTCGGCGCGATCGTCGGCTGGGACCACGGCCGCAGCAGCGAGATCCTGCGCGGCGCGATGCCGGAGAGCTACACCCAGGTGCCCGAGGAGCTGCTGCACGAGCTGATCGCGGCCAACCCCGGCCGGCTCGAACTGCACACCCCGTGGCACACGGGCCGCGAGCTGGACGTGATGCTGCGTGGCAAGGTCGACGTGGCGACCGCCGACGCCTGGCTGCGCGACGCCGGCTTCGACTGGCTCTCGATGCGTGACAACGGGCTGATCGCTCCGCACCTCATGCCGGGCCTGGGCGTGAACCCGCACGTCTACCACCTGGTGCCCGAAGGGGTGGGCAAGGGCGAGGCCGTCGCCTGGGACCTCAGGCGGCGCGGCATCGACCCGGCGGACGCGATCGCGATCGGCGACTCGGCGAGCGACCTGACGATGGCCCGTTTCGTCGGCCGGATGCACCTGGTCGCCAACGCCCTGCGGCACCCGGACATCCCCACCCTGCTCACCTCCTACGACAACGTCGTGGTCGAGAAGGAGGCGGTCACCCTCGGCTGGGCCAGCGCCATCCGCGCTGCCGTGGCCGGTCGGGCTCCGCTGGCGGCCACGTCCTGA
- a CDS encoding alpha,alpha-trehalose-phosphate synthase (UDP-forming): MPNLTRAVLAGPDPAAAGTARVLVASNRGPVAFSLSDSGALLARRGSGGLVSGMQEVIRDAAAAAAGQGDAAEGGETDPEDPPSGIVWVCAALSDADRRAVRVAPDGRLDRAGFDTGGAAIRMLDVDRVVFDRAYNGVANRTLWFVLHLLFAPASEPSFGAAFWRDWEAYEAYNAMFADALALDAAHGAAVLIQDYHLTLVPGLLRKLRPDLRISHFTHTPWAPPDYFRILPDRVSRAVIGGMLGADRLGFLTARWATAFRDCARVLLGDEVEIDGVETCVLDGGLDLAPAPGPMAPPAALIGGPALGQVFDERPPPVVDPGQPGHRVRIGVHPLGVDAPALRARAAAKDVAARAAELREEVGDRRLIVRVDRTELSKNIVRGLDAYRELLRNHPDWCGRVMHLVCAYPSRHDLPEYREYTAAVQRIATEIEDEFATDGWLPLRLEVTDDYPRSLAALTLADVLVVNPIRDGMNLIAKEGPTVSDRDVALILSREAGAYAELGADALVVNPYDVTETAEAMDAALRMPPAERRRRADRIAALAARLPPGDWFREQLAALPAPPAEVVLRG; encoded by the coding sequence GTGCCAAACCTGACCCGAGCCGTGCTGGCGGGGCCCGATCCGGCGGCCGCCGGCACCGCACGGGTGCTGGTCGCCTCGAACCGAGGCCCGGTCGCGTTCTCCCTTTCCGATTCCGGCGCGCTGCTGGCCCGGCGGGGCAGCGGCGGCCTGGTGAGCGGGATGCAGGAGGTGATCCGGGACGCGGCGGCGGCCGCGGCCGGGCAGGGCGACGCCGCCGAGGGCGGTGAGACCGACCCCGAAGATCCGCCGTCCGGCATCGTCTGGGTGTGCGCGGCGCTGTCGGACGCGGACCGGCGGGCGGTGCGGGTGGCACCGGACGGCCGGCTCGATCGGGCCGGTTTCGACACCGGCGGCGCCGCGATCCGGATGCTCGACGTGGACCGGGTCGTCTTCGACCGGGCCTACAACGGGGTCGCCAACCGCACGCTGTGGTTCGTGCTGCACCTGCTGTTCGCCCCGGCCAGCGAGCCGAGCTTCGGGGCCGCGTTCTGGCGCGACTGGGAGGCCTACGAGGCCTACAACGCGATGTTCGCCGACGCGCTGGCCCTCGACGCGGCCCACGGCGCGGCCGTCCTGATCCAGGACTATCACCTGACGCTGGTCCCGGGCCTGCTGCGCAAGCTGCGCCCCGACCTGCGGATCTCGCACTTCACCCACACCCCGTGGGCGCCGCCGGACTACTTCCGGATCCTGCCGGACCGGGTGTCCCGGGCCGTGATCGGCGGCATGCTCGGGGCCGACCGGCTCGGCTTCCTCACCGCCCGCTGGGCGACCGCGTTCCGGGACTGCGCCCGCGTCCTGCTCGGCGACGAGGTCGAGATCGACGGTGTCGAGACCTGCGTGCTGGACGGCGGTCTCGATCTCGCGCCCGCCCCGGGGCCGATGGCCCCGCCGGCAGCGCTGATCGGCGGGCCGGCGCTCGGCCAGGTCTTTGACGAGCGGCCTCCGCCCGTTGTCGACCCGGGCCAGCCCGGTCACCGGGTCCGGATCGGCGTCCACCCGCTCGGGGTCGACGCCCCGGCGCTGCGGGCGCGGGCCGCGGCGAAGGACGTGGCGGCGCGCGCCGCCGAGCTGCGCGAGGAGGTCGGCGACCGGCGTCTGATCGTCCGCGTCGACCGCACCGAGCTGTCGAAGAACATCGTTCGTGGCCTGGACGCCTACCGGGAGCTGTTGCGCAACCATCCGGACTGGTGCGGCCGGGTCATGCACCTGGTCTGCGCCTACCCGTCCCGGCACGACCTGCCCGAGTACCGGGAGTACACCGCCGCGGTGCAGCGGATCGCCACCGAGATCGAGGACGAGTTCGCCACCGACGGCTGGCTGCCGCTGCGCCTGGAGGTCACGGACGACTACCCGCGCTCGCTGGCCGCGCTGACGCTGGCCGACGTGCTGGTGGTCAACCCGATCCGCGACGGGATGAACCTGATCGCCAAGGAGGGCCCGACGGTCTCCGACCGGGACGTGGCCCTGATCCTGTCCCGGGAGGCCGGGGCCTACGCCGAGCTGGGCGCGGACGCGCTGGTCGTCAACCCGTACGACGTCACGGAGACCGCCGAGGCGATGGACGCGGCCCTGCGGATGCCGCCAGCCGAGCGCCGCCGGCGCGCCGACCGGATCGCCGCGCTGGCCGCCCGGCTGCCACCCGGCGACTGGTTTCGCGAGCAGCTCGCCGCGCTGCCCGCCCCTCCGGCCGAGGTCGTGCTGCGCGGCTGA
- the otsB gene encoding trehalose-phosphatase: protein MTTSPAPAPRIPPASAPTVGAPTEPPDSAPTPGFGLPGGAALAALITAPGHALVALDYDGTLAPIMPRPMDAAPAPGAVDALRALASRVGTLAIITGRPVDALLELTGLPTAGAGEDGLANLTILGQYGLQRWEGATGDTVSPEPLPGVAAVRARLPEVLRDAPPGVTVEDKGQALVIHVRRAADPDAALGALAPALRRLAEEHGLEAAPGKKVLELRPPDHDKGRALRELVDERSARSVLMAGDDLGDLPAFDAVEALRSTGIAGLTVCSDGPEVPTALRERADLVVDGPAGIVALLQVLAARIG, encoded by the coding sequence GTGACGACCAGCCCTGCCCCCGCCCCGCGAATCCCACCCGCCTCCGCGCCGACCGTCGGCGCGCCCACCGAACCGCCCGATTCAGCCCCCACGCCGGGGTTCGGCCTGCCGGGCGGCGCCGCCCTCGCGGCGCTGATCACGGCGCCCGGGCACGCCCTCGTCGCGTTGGACTACGACGGGACGCTCGCGCCGATCATGCCCAGGCCGATGGACGCCGCGCCCGCTCCGGGCGCGGTCGACGCGCTGCGCGCGCTCGCCAGCCGGGTCGGGACACTCGCGATCATCACCGGCCGGCCGGTGGACGCGCTGCTGGAGCTGACCGGTCTCCCGACCGCCGGCGCGGGCGAGGACGGGTTGGCGAACCTGACCATCCTCGGCCAGTACGGGCTGCAACGCTGGGAGGGCGCGACCGGCGACACGGTCAGCCCGGAGCCGCTGCCCGGTGTCGCCGCGGTGCGGGCCCGGCTGCCCGAGGTGCTGCGCGACGCCCCGCCCGGCGTCACGGTCGAGGACAAGGGCCAGGCCCTGGTGATCCACGTCCGGCGCGCCGCCGACCCCGACGCGGCGCTCGGCGCGCTGGCTCCCGCGCTGCGCCGCCTCGCCGAGGAGCACGGCCTGGAGGCGGCGCCCGGCAAGAAGGTCCTGGAGCTGCGCCCGCCGGACCACGACAAGGGCCGGGCCCTGCGCGAGCTGGTCGACGAGCGCTCCGCCCGGTCGGTGCTGATGGCCGGCGACGACCTCGGCGACCTGCCCGCCTTCGACGCCGTCGAGGCCCTGCGGTCCACCGGCATCGCCGGCCTCACGGTCTGCAGCGACGGCCCCGAGGTTCCCACGGCCCTACGGGAGCGCGCGGACCTGGTCGTCGACGGCCCGGCCGGCATCGTCGCCCTGCTCCAGGTTCTCGCCGCCCGCATCGGCTGA